One part of the Vitis riparia cultivar Riparia Gloire de Montpellier isolate 1030 chromosome 8, EGFV_Vit.rip_1.0, whole genome shotgun sequence genome encodes these proteins:
- the LOC117919859 gene encoding heat stress transcription factor B-3, producing the protein MMEGDHCEKGLLEYVRKSTPPPFLLKTYMLVEDPATDGVISWNSDGTAFVVWQPAEFARDLLPTLFKHSNFSSFVRQLNTYGFRKVATSRWEFCNEMFRRGERELLCEIRRRKAWTKQQQQQQQAVGGPADQNGVQELEEDQRSSSTSSSSGYSSLVDENKRLKKENGVLCSELTSMKNKCKELLDLVAMHAGPEKEEEDDERPKLFGVRLEVQGDRERKRKRAEISETASILLSQSCK; encoded by the exons ATGATGGAGGGTGATCACTGTGAAAAGGGGTTGTTGGAATATGTGAGAAAATCAACGCCACCACCTTTCCTACTCAAGACCTATATGCTGGTAGAAGATCCGGCCACCGACGGTGTCATCTCCTGGAACAGCGACGGGACGGCGTTTGTGGTGTGGCAGCCAGCGGAGTTCGCCAGAGATTTGCTTCCCACCCTCTTCAAACACAGCAACTTCTCCAGCTTTGTCCGGCAGCTTAATACTTAT GGGTTTCGCAAGGTGGCAACGAGCCGGTGGGAGTTCTGCAACGAAATGTTCCGAAGAGGGGAAAGAGAGCTGCTCTGCGAGATCCGGAGACGAAAGGCATGGACcaagcagcagcagcaacaacagCAAGCTGTGGGTGGACCAGCTGATCAAAATGGAGTACAAGAGCTGGAAGAAGATCAAAGATCATCGTCAACTTCATCTTCATCAGGATACAGTAGCCTGGTGGATGAAAACAAGCGGCTGAAGAAGGAAAATGGGGTGCTGTGCTCAGAGCTGACAAGCATGAAGAACAAGTGTAAGGAGCTTCTCGATTTGGTGGCAATGCATGCGGGGccagagaaggaagaagaagatgatgagagGCCAAAGCTGTTTGGGGTGAGGTTGGAGGTTCAAGGAGATAGggagaggaagagaaagagagcTGAGATTAGTGAAACTGCTAGCATTTTACTATCCCAATCATGCAAATAA
- the LOC117920797 gene encoding thioredoxin reductase NTRC: MAAKIGLGLGSVTQRAAMAAVTPSPSPSPLSNALPPPHSVIFLKSWSARRRSLRLDSSRKSPFSLRVKASTSSDSEASSAKGVENVVIIGSGPAGYTAAIYAARANLKPVVFEGYQVGGVPGGQLMTTTEVENFPGFPDGITGPDLMDRMRRQAERWGAELFQEDVEFLDVKTTPFTVQSSERKVKCYSVIFATGATAKRLKLPREDEFWSRGISACAICDGASPLFKGQVLAVVGGGDTATEEALYLTKYARHVHLLVRRNELRASKAMQDRVHNNPNITLHFNTEAVDIVSNNRGQMSGILLRKVDTGEESVLEAKGLFYGIGHTPNSQLLEGQVELDSSGYVIVEEGSARTSVEGVFAAGDVQDHEWRQAVTAAGSGCVAALSVERYLVGNNLLIEFHQPQREEVKKELTDRDVREGFDITLTKHRGQYALRKLYHESPRLICVLYTAPTCGPCRTLKPILSKVIDEFDQNVHFVEIDIEEDPEIAEAAGIMGTPCVQFFKNKEMIKTVSGVKMKNEYREFIESNK, from the exons ATGGCTGCGAAGATAGGACTCGGACTCGGCAGCGTCACTCAGCGGGCGGCCATGGCTGCAGTCACTCCTTCACCTTCACCTTCACCTCTCTCCAATGCTCTTCCTCCTCCTCACAGTGTCATCTTCCTGAAGAGTTGGTCCGCTCGCCGTCGCTCCCTCCGACTCGACTCGTCTCGGAAGTCGCCTTTCTCTCTCAGAGTCAAAGCCTCCACTTCCTCCGACTCCGAAGCTTCTTCAG CTAAAGGCGTCGAGAATGTGGTAATCATAGGTTCAGGTCCAGCTGGATATACAGCAGCAATTTATGCAGCTCGTGCCAATTTGAAGCCCGTAGTATTTGAAGGGTATCAAGTAGGCGGTGTTCCTGGGGGACAGTTGATGACTACGACTGAAGTGGAGAACTTCCCAGGGTTTCCAGATGGAATAACTGGTCCAGATTTGATGGATCg GATGCGGCGGCAAGCTGAGCGTTGGGGAGCAGAATTATTCCAAGAAGATGTGGAATTTCTGGATGTGAAAACAACTCCCTTTACAGTGCAAAGTAGCGAACGTAAG GTAAAATGTTATAGTGTCATTTTTGCTACTGGAGCTACTGCAAAAAGGTTGAAGTTACCTCGTGAAGATGAATTTTGGAGTAGGGGAATTAGTGCTTGTGCAATCTGTGATGGTGCATCACCACTGTTTAAAGGTCAAGTTCTTGCTGTGGTTGGAGGAGGTGATACAGCTACAGAGGAAGCATTATACCTCACTAAATATGCTCGTCATGTTCATTTACTTGTACGTAGGAATGAACTGAGGGCATCCAAAGCAATGCAGGATAG AGTTCACAACAATCCGAATATCACCTTGCACTTCAATACAGAGGCTGTGGACATTGTTAGTAATAACAGAGGCCAGATGTCTGgcattttacttagaaaagttgATACTGGGGAGGAATCTGTGCTTGAGGCAAAAGGCTTGTTTTATGGTATAGGTCATACACCGAATAGCCAGTTGTTGGAAGGCCAGGTTGAACTTGACAGCTCAGGCTATGTCATAGTTGAGGAGGGTTCTGCAAGAACTTCTGTTGAAGGTGTATTTGCAGCTGGAGATGTACAG GACCATGAATGGAGGCAAGCCGTAACAGCAGCTGGATCAGGTTGCGTAGCTGCTTTATCTGTTGAGAGGTATCTTGTGGGGAATAATCTCCTGATTGAATTTCACCAG CCCCAAAGAGAGGAGGTTAAGAAGGAACTCACAGATAGGGATGTCCGAGAAGGTTTTGACATTACCCTTACAAAACACAGGGGCCAG TATGCTCTACGAAAATTGTACCATGAAAGTCCGAGACTTATATGTGTGCTATATACTGCACCAACATGTGGTCCATGTAGGACCTTGAAGCCAATTCTTAGCAAG GTGATAGATGAATTTGATCAGAATGTACATTTTGTTGAAATTGACATTGAGGAAGATCCCGAAATAGCAGAGGCAGCTGGAATTATGGGTACACCATGTGTACAGTTCTTCAAGAACAAGGAAATGATCAA GACTGTATCAGGGGTCAAAATGAAGAATGAGTACAGAGAATTCATTGAATCGAACAAATGA